TGGACGAACTGCGCAATGAGTTCGGCGAGCATCATGTTCGCGGTACCGCCGAGCAGCGCCGGCGTGACGAAGTAGCCGAGCGACATGACGAAGACCATGAGCGCGCCCGCCGCCATGCCCGGCATCGCCAGCGGCAAGAGCACGCGGACGAGCGATTGCCAGCGGTTGGCGCCACAAAGTGCGGCCGCCTGCAGGATGGCCGGGTCGATCTTCCGAATGACGCCATAGAGCGGCAGGATGATGAAGGGCAGCATGATGTAGGTCATGCCGATCGTCACACCGGTCAGATTGTTGACGAGTGGCAGCGGCTTGTCGATGAGCCCCATCCCGATCAGCAGCTTGTTGATGACACCGGTGCGCTGCAGCAGCACCATCCAGGCATAGGTGCGTGCCAGCAGATTGGTCCACATGGACAGGAGCAGAATGGCGAAGACGACCGAAGCGACGCGGCTGGGCATGATGGCGAGCGCCCAAGCGACCGGAAAACCGATCAGCAATGAGACAAACGTCACCAGGCCGGATACGATGAAGGTGTTTACAAATATGCGCAAATAGGTCGAAGAGCCCAGCAGTTCGGCGTAGTTGCCGAGGCCCGGCATTGGTTCCGTGACGCTGCGCATCAGCAGGATGGCAACCGGCAGCACGAAGAACAGGATCAGCAGGCCGAGCGCCGGCAAAGTCAGATCAAAGTCGCTCGGCCGCCGGGCGCGTACGGGCGCAAACGGTCTCCCGCTCTCGGTTTCGGTCTGCGTAACCATCGTCGTCTTTCCTCCCATTAAGAGGGCAATGCGCCGTCACGGGACAGCACGCAGCCCTCTGACCGCCGGAGCACCGGAAGAACGCCACAGCCGTCCTCCCAGTGGTTCCCGGTGGTTATTTCGCCTGCCAGGCGTACCAGCGCTCACCAATCGCATCGCGGTTTTCTGCCCAGTAGTTCATGTCGGCGTTAACCTGGCTCGCCGTCTGCGCGTCCGGCAGCGTTTTGGCCACTTCCGGGTCCATCATTTTTGGGGAATCCAGATTGATGGGCGCGTAGCCGGTTAAACTGGCGAGTTCAGCTTGAGCCTCGGCCGATGTTGCAAGTGCAATGAACTTCATCGCCGCTTCCTTATTCTTCGTTCCCTTCGGCACGACGAGTGAATCGGCGGCCGTGATGTTCTGCTCCCAGGAGGTTTCGGTATTGATGCCACTTTGGGCTAGCGCGGTCATGCGACCGTTCCAGAGGCTGCCGAAGGGCGCCTCAGCAGAGGCAAGGAGCTGCTGCGACTGTGCGCCGCCGGACCACCAGATGATGTCGCCCTTGATAGTGTCGAGCTTTTTGAAGGCGCGGTCGAGATCGAGCGGATAGAGCTTGTCGGCCGGAACGCCGTCCGCGAGAAGCGCTGCTTCAATGACGCCAGGCGCCGACCACTTGTAGAAGGTGCGCTTGCCGGGGAACTTTTCCGTATCGAAAAGGTCGGCCCACGTCTTTGGGCAGGCATCGACCACGTCCTTGTTGCAGCCAATGACGAAAGAATAATAGAAACTGCCGACCGAGTAGTCGGTGACGAAACGCGGGTCGAGTTTCGATTTGTCGATAACTGAGAAGTCGAGCTTTTCGAGAAGACCTTTCTTGCCGGCCTGCGCGGCGTAGTCGCCCTCGACGTCGACTACGTCCCAGGTGACGGCATTCGCCTCGACCATGGCCTTGAGCTTGCCGTAGTCGGTCGGCCCGTCCTGCAGCACGTTGATGCCGGTCTTTTCCGCGAACTTGTCAGCCCAGGCAGCCTTCTGCGCGTCCTGGGTCGTGCCGCCCCAGCTTGAAAAAACGAGATCGGCGGCGGATGCCGGCGCGGATGTTGCCATGGCGGCGGCGACGATCGTTAAAGCGAATATCCTCTTCATGTTCCCTTGCTCCGTTGTTCCCGGTTTTACTTGATTGGTTGTTCTGGTGATGCGCCGCCGCCGGTGGGCGAAAAGCGCGTAGCCTTCATGATCTTGTTCTCCGCGACTTCGATAAGGTCGCGTATCTTGGGGAGGAATGCCCGCCAGTCGGGGTCGTCCATCAGTGCCGCCCTGCGCCGCTCACGGTCGTCGAGGCTCGCATAAGCCCAGATGTGGACGATCTCGTTGATCGGACCGATCTCGGAGAAGAAGTAGGCGACGAGTTCGCCAAGATGCCTCCTCTGGATGGCGATCCCCTCGTCCTCCACCACCTGCAGGTAGGCCGGGATGGCGCCGTTCTTCAGTCGATAGGTGCGGATCTCGTAGAACATCGCCGTCACCGCATCACGAACGGGTCTGGGATCGGATCGTCCGACGTCCTGAGCCAGACGGTCTTCGTCCGCGTGTAGTCGAGCGCGGCTTCGAGGCCGCCCTCGCGCCCATGGCCGGAGAGCCCGAAACCGCCGAAGGGCGCGATCGGGGACACCGCCCGGTAGGTGTTGACCCAGACGATCCCAGCGCGGATCCCCTTCATCAACCGGTGCGCCCGCGTGAGGTTCTGCGTAAAGACACCGGCCGCAAGCCCGTAGCGCGTGTCGTTGGCGAGACGCAGAGCTTCGGCCTCGGTTTCGAAGGACAGGACCGAGAGTACGGGACCGAAGAACTCGTTATCGAGCGACGGCGAGGCGCTACCGTCGCAATCGAGAATGGTCGGGCGAAAATAGAAGCCATCACCTTCAGGCGCGGTGCCGCCGGTCACGAGCCCGGCGCCGGCGCTGAGCGAGCGGGCGACCAGTGCTTCTACATGGTCGCGCTGGCGCTCAGTCGCGAGCGGGCCGACCTCCGTCGCCATATCGAGAGGGCTTCCGATCCGGATCGACTCCGCCTTGGCCTTGAGGATCCGCAGGAAGCGATCCTTGACGCTCTTTTCGACGATCAGCCGCGAGCCCGCGACACAGCTCTGTCCCGTCGCGGCAAAGATTCCGGCGACCTGCGCGTTGGCGGCGCTTTCGAGGTCGGCGTCGGCGAAGACGATGAAGGGCGACTTGCCGCCGAGCTCAAGCGAGGTCGAGGCTAGATTCTCCGCCGAATTCCGCACCACATGGCGCGCGGTCTCCGGCCCACCGGTGAAGGCGATGTGGTCCACTTGAGGATGTCGGCTGAGCGCCGCGCCGCAGGAGGGGCCGAAGCCGGTGATGATGTTGACGACGCCGGCGGGAAAGCCCGCCTCATGCACCAGCCGCGCAAATTCGAGGAGCGGTGCCGGTCCGTCCTCCGAAGCCTTCACCACCATGGTGCAGCCGGCCGCAAGCGCCGGACCGATCTTCACCGCCGAGAGGAAAAGCTGGCTGTTCCAGGGCACGACCATGGCGACGACGCCGATCGGTTCGCGGCGGAGCCAGACATCCATATCCGGCTTGTCGATCGGCAGATAGGATCCTTCGATCTTGTCGGCGATGCCCGCGTAATAGCGATAATAATCCGCCACATAGGCGATTTGCGCCGAGGTCTCGCGAATGACCTTGCCCGTGTCGCGCGTCTCGAGTTCGGCGAGCTTGCCGGCATTTTCTGCAACGAGATCGGCAAGCTTGTAGAGGAGCTTGCCTCTCTGCGTGGCGGAAAATTTGTGCCAGGGCCCGTCATGGAGGGCGTTGCACGCAGCCTCGACGGCACGATCGACGTCCGCTTCTCGCGCCTCCGGCATCTCCGCCCAGGCACGGCCGGTGGCAGGGTCGATGCTTTCGAACCGGACTTCGCCGTCCGCGAATTCACCGTTGATGTAACACTGGAAGCGCTGCATGTACCCTACTCCGCAAATGCCGGCATGACCTCCGCGATGAAGCGTTCAAGCGACGCCTTCTTGCGCTCGAAGGTCATGCCCGTGTCGATCCAGAAGGAATATTCGTCATAACCCATCGCCTCGTAGCTCTTGATGCGAGCGATGACCTCGTCGGCTGCACCAACGACGTTGTTGCGTCGCATCGCCTCGGCCGAGAGCATGGCGTTGGCGGCAATCTCCTCATCCGGAATCCGCTCGATGAGGCCTTGTGTGATCGGCCTCTCATTCTTGAACCAGGCGAAGAAATAGTTGTAATAGACGCTCATCTCATGCGCGGCCCGTGCGATGTCCACCTCGTCGGAGCCGACATAGGTGTGACGCAGCAGCATGATCTTCGGCCGCTCGACCTTGGGGTTCTTGGCGCAGGCGTCGTTGAACCGTCCCATCAGGCTCCGCACCTCGTCGTCGTCTTGCCAGAGCGGCGTCACCTGCACATTGCAGCCGTTCGCGACGGCAAATTCGTGCGAGTTCGGATCGCGCGCAGCAACCCATATAGGCGGATGGGGTTTCTGCAGCGGCTTCGGCGACGAGGTCGTGGCAGGAAACTTGAAGAACTCGCCATTGTGGCTGTAGTCACCCGCCCAAATCCCCTTCACCGCCGGAATGAGCTCGCGCATGCGCTGCCCGGCGCTCCAGGCGTCGAGACCCGGCAACAGCCGCTCGTATTCAAAGGAATAGGCGCCGCGGGCAATACCGATGTCGAGGCGACCGTCACAGATGAGATCCGTCATCGCGGCTTCGCCCGCGAGCTTGATCGGATGCCAGAACGGGGCGATAACCGTGCCGGTTCCAAGCCGCGCCGACTTGGTGCGGCGGGCAAGGTCGGCAATTGTCACGAAGGGGTTCGGCGCAATGGTGAACTCCATTCCGTGATGTTCACCGGTCCAGATCGCGTGCATGCCGCCTTGGTCGGCGATTTCGCAAAGCGCGACGAATTCTTCGTACAGCGTCTTGTGGGCCTGGGAGGCATCCAGGCGCTCCATGTGAACGAAAAGCGAGAATTTCATGAGCGCGCGTCCTTCTTCGCGATCGGGTGAACCGTGCCGCCGGTCTCGTCGCCGAAGTACATACCGAAATTGCCGATGGAGCTTTCGAGCACGAAACGATTGATGATGTCGGCGGTCGCGGTGCTGTAGAATTTCGCCTGGGCGGCGTCCTCCGGCCTCAGGAACCGGCCTCTTTGCGGGGCACCGTCGCTGGCCAATGCGTGATAGACGATGTGTTGCCGTCCATCGCTCTTGTCTTCATAGACCGAATAGAGAAAGCCGATGGTGACGTTCAGTCCGGTCAATTGCTCGAGATGCGCCGCCAGGGTCCGGGCGGGGTCATCGCCTTCGACGGTGCAACTCGGGATCGACAGCGTTTCATCGCCCACGAGATATACTGAGCCCTGCTGCTCGAGCACTGCGCCGAGACGAATTTCGCCCCCGACGGCCGCGGAAACGGCCTTGCCCGCCAGCCTGGGCGTGAAATAGCCGCCGCGGGCATAGCCGAGGCCATTTAGCCCGCTGTTCTCGAAGGCCGTTACGCGCCCAACCATTATGACATGATCGCCAGCCTCGATGAGCTCCTGCTTCGAACACTCGAACCAGGCCGCGACCTGCGAAAAGATCGGGCAACCATTCGGCCCTTTCCTCCAGTCGACGGCCGCGAACCGATCCTCCACCGGCCGGGCGAAGGTGTTGGAGATGTCTTTTTGTGTTTCGGACAGGACGTTGACGGCGAAACGCTCCGCTCCGGTCATCGTCTCATAATTGCGCGAGGTCTTGGCAATACACACGAGCAGCAGGGGCGGATCCAACGAGACCGACGTAAAGGAATTGGCTGTAAAACCGATTGGGCGGCCCGCCGGATTGTTCGCCGTCACCACCGTCACTCCGGTCGCAAAGGCGCCAAAGGCGTCCCGCAAGGCTCTTGGATCTTCCACACTCATGCCGGCTCCTCCCGGTAATTCAGCCACTCCGCCATCAGCGCATTGACACTTTCAGGCGCGGTCAAATTGACCATATGTCTGTGACCATCGACGACGCGAGCCCATCCGTTCGGCGTCAGCGACGCCATCTGCTCAGCCATTTCCGGTGTCGAATTCGGGTCTCCCGAACCCGTGAGGAAAAGGGCGGGGCAAGTGACGGAAGGCCAGCAATCGGCATAGGCCTCGTCGCCGTTTGCAAAGGCGGTATAAGCGATCGCGTAGCCTTCCGGATCGACCACCTCTAACCACACGCGGGTCAATTCCCGTGCTCGCTGGCTCTGCGGATCATCGCCGAACCATCGCAGCAACGGTCCCGCCGTGTCCACGCCGCTTGTTCGGATTGCCGCTGCGCGGGCCAGAACGGCCGCCTTTGCCGCGGGATCGCGGCGGTAAACGCCGTTGAGATAAGCGACACGCGTGATGCGGTTGGCGAAGGTTGCCGCCGCGCCGCCGGAAATCAGCGCACCCATCGAGTGCCCCGCGAGATTCGCACGGTCAATACCGATATCGTCCAGAAAGCGGCCGAACCAGTCGACGAAGTCGCGCACCGTGCTACCCGCCGCTATTTTCTCGCTCCCGCCATGCCCGGGCATGTCCACCGCGATGACGCGATGGGTCTTGGCGAAGGCTTCGATCTGCGGCGCCCAGGCCTCGAGGCGCATGCCGACGCCGTGAATGAGGATCAACGGCTCGCCCTCACCGGCTTCGAGGTAGGCGGCTCCGCGCACAGTCGTCTTGCGCGGCAGCGCAGTGCCGCCCTCCCCGGACGTATTTGATGTGACCGTCTGCATCGAAGTGCCTGCCGTTTACACGCCGGCCGGATTGGCGGCGTCCTGGCCGAGGTCCTTCAGATCCTGATAGCGGTCGCCTATCCGATGGTGCGGGCGTCCGCTAACCGATGCGCCAAGAGCCACGACGATTTCATCGGCGGCCGGCGCATCGGGCATCGCCGTCTGAATCGTCAGGTAGTGAGAACGGCGACCCTCATCGTTCTTGTCCATCAGTGGGATCATGACGGTGGCATTGGCGGGGCCGCGCGTATTGCAGAAGGCGAGGTACGACTTGGCGCCGACCGCTTGGCGATAGTGATTGCCGAAGCGCAGCGTATGGATGAGTGCCGAGGCATGCTCGATCTCACCGTCAAGCCCCACAACGGCGGCCTTGCCGTAGCCTTCGACCGCTTCGCCTGAGCCCACGGCCTCGATAATCATTCTGGTCAGGAGCTCCCCAAGCACAGGTGCTGCCGCATGGATCTCCGGCTTGAGGTCTTCCACGAAACCCCGCCCCGCCCACGGATTTTTCACCACCGCCAGCGCCGAAAACAGCTTCAACGGCTGCGGGGTGGCCTTGCCTCCCTCGATCAAGGTCGTTTCGATCTGGAGGAGCGTCTTGCGAATCTGAACGGGCATTGGAGATTCTTCCCTATCATTATCTATTACGTCTTATGGTATACCATAATATTGCAGTGTCAAGCGTCCCCTCGAAGCCGAGCCAGAAACGTCGGAAGCAACGGATGACATTGACGAAAATCGCCTTTGGTCGGCGACTTGCGGGAGAGGAGCCAACCTCATGTCGCGGCGGGGATGCGCGAAACCTGTCAGACATACCCAGGGCCGAACGCCACACTGGTCGCGCCGGCCGCTGCCTAGGCGTCCGATGTGTGTGGGGCGCTATTGCAGGAAACGGAGGTGCCGCGGGCTCGGTTACAATGCCGTGGCCTTGGCAGAAGCGATCGGTGACCAGCTCCCGGATAACCGGAGTGGGCCAGGTCGACAGCATCGTCTCGGGAAGGCAGGGCCATTCTGCCTTCCATCGTAACTATTCACTCGCCCGTCTGCTGAGCGGCGATGAGCGTTTCGGCGATGGCAGCGGCGCGGGCGACATGGTCAAGGGCGGCTCTGCAGGCCGCTTCGCCGTCGCCCCTTCTGATCGCATCGACGATTTTTTCCATTTGCGCAGGTCCTTCGACGTCGCGATTCTTGGTCTTGATCGTCATGGAGCGCAGATGGTTGATCCGGACGGTCAGAAGATTCACGACGCCCCAGGCGACGTGCCGATCAACCCGGGTGAACAATGTTTGATAGAAAGCGGAAGTCTGGCTGAGAACGCCATGCATGTCCTTGGCGGCATAGCTCTCGCGGATGCCCTTCAACGACGCTTCGAGAGCCTCCGCGATGGCCGGGTCGCGTCGTTCCGCGCACAACCGCGCAGCCATTCCTTCGAGGGCACCACGGATTTCATAAATCTGCTTTGCCTCATCCAAGTCGAGGAGCGCGACGATCGGTCCCTTGTTCGGTAAGCTCGCTACGAGCCCCTCGGATTCGAGATGACGTAGCACCTCACGGACGACCGTGCGGCTCACGCCCAATTGACCGCAGAGATCACGCTCGACGAGACGTTCGCCAGGTTTGAAATAGCCGTCTACAATCGCATCCCGGACCTTTTCGAGTGCTAATTCCCTCAATGTCTTGGCCGGACGCTCTACTCGGATGTCGGTCTCCCGCAAATCAGCGTTCATCCTCTTACCTCAATATCGGTTCGTCTGCCGATGCTAGCGATATTACGGTGTACCATAATACTCGTATGCCTAAATTCTTCAATGGCGATCAACCGAGCGATATCTCCAGCAGCCTGCGCGTAAGATCTGGCGGGGCCACCCGGCTCCGAGGTCACTTCAACGACGGGACTGAGCGCGTGAGGACAACACGGGCAGCAAACATTCGCATTAGTTTGCGCCCCGGTGATAAGGTTCCCGAGCCTGGCTCAGTGCGCAACATCAAGGAGAGCCAAGGCCTAACGCCGAGGCACTAAACGACCATTTAAAGCTCTGATCGCACCGCTTCTGTTGGGGTGGACGGCCCCGAACGGCATCGAATGTGCCAACGCCTGCCCTGCCCTATCGATTGAGAGGATGAGGGTTCCTACCACTCGCCACGGACATTAGCGGCGCTCGAACTGACTTGTGGGACGATAACCGGCGACTGTCGCGGACAGCAATTCAGAGATATCGAGGTTGTGAAATGGGCGACTTGGCGTCGGAAGATGAACTACTCACCTGTAGAATTTGCGGCCGAGACCTCAATGCTCGAAACTATAGTCCTATGACGAGGCATGAGATTGAGGTGATCACGTCGGTCGAGCGGCGTCGGCGCTGGTCTCGCGAGGAGAAGGAACGGCTCGTCGCCGCGACATTCATGCCGGAGACGCGCGTTTCCGAGATCGCGCGAACGGCCGGTATCCATGTGAACCAGCTTTTCGCTGGCGCAAGGAACTCTGTCAGATATCCGCGCCGTCCGTCCCGCAGCTCATTCCGGTAGAGATCGTCGAGCCGCCGGTCTCCCGGCCGCGCAAAAGAGCAAGTATCGTCACGATCGAGCTTGGCCGAGGCCGTCGCCTGCGGGTCGAGAGTGACGTCGACCCCGAAGCGCTCGGTCGGATTTCTGATGTGCTGGAGCGGCGATGATCCCGGTCCCGAGCGGTGTGAAGGTCTGGTTGGCGAGGGGCTATACGGACATCCGGAGAGGCTTTCCCAGCCTGTCCTAATGGTACAGGAGACCTTGAAGCGCGATCCGATAAGCGGCCCTCTTTTCGTCTTCCGGGGCTGGAGCGGCGGCTTGATCAAGGTGATTTGGCACGATGGCCAGGGTGCGAAGGCTCACCTTAAGCGAAGGCGTCAGCAACGCGTCGCGATTGGCGATCGCCAAATCGTTCCTCCGATAGGGCGCTACACCCATTACGGGCTGTCTGTGACTGGCGTTCGCTTGGCAGCTACTCACCGGAACTATTGCTGGCGAGCTCGGGTTTTCTAGAGATCCCAGCTTCCTATCGCCACGGAAGGGCTGCAACTCCGCGGCGCCTAAACTGAAGGACGAGTCCGATGAGGTACAAGCTGACCAGAGATTTCGTGGCCGCCCCATTGCTTGCAATCGCCGCCCTGTTCCCAACGTCAGCACTCTCCAATGACCCCGGAACTGGCGCGCAGAATGAGCGTTGCCGCGTCGCTCCGGGTGCGGGCGCCAATGGGGGGACGCTCACAGAAAAGCTTGATGATTGCGACGGAGTTCTGAAGCCGCCAACAGTCGGCGACACCGAAATGGTCGAGCCTGCTCCTGACGTCGGAAGAACGCCCGTGATCCGGCCAGACGAGGTGCCAGAACAACAGTAACGGTCCGAATCCCAGTGGGTTATGGCCAACATCATCTGCCGACTTGCTAATGGTGCTCGCCTCCATGCGCTGAGCAGCTCCAGCTTTGGTCCGCATCGATCTGCATAGAACGAAGAAAAAGGCTTTTGCTGCGTGGAGAAGCGCCACGCCTCCTACGCGAAGTTCAGGACAATGCCGCGATGTTCGATATGGCCGTTCCGGCCGGCGGCCGTTGATCATCGCGATCGATCAAGATCAGCGTGATCGAGTCCGAAGTGGTCGAGCACCAGTTGGAGATTGCGGCGGTTGGACTTGAAATAGACGTCGAAGACGTCGCCGACCACCGGGACGCTTCCCGCGACCGTGTCGAATCCTACATTGACCAGCATCTTGAGAAGCTTGTCGTTCGGCACGCCGAGACGGCGCGCCTCGTTGACGATGAAGAGGCTGACCGCCGCAGCGCCGAAATCGCCGATGCCGGGGATCAAGCCGAGCACGGAGTCCGCGCCGAGCGAGACGCGGGTGCCGGGAATTCGGAGCGCCGTGTCCATAAGCCGGGCCAGGCCCCGTATACGCCGGAGGCGTGCGAGTTGCTCAATCGGTATCGTCTGCTTTTTCATACTTCTTATGTGGTCCCAACACGCCGCCGTTCAAATGTCATGCGGCCGACTTCTGCTTGCCTAGCCGCTTGATCGCCTGCTCAAGCGGACGCCGCCCATCGCAGTAATCCTCCCAAGCGGTCGTCTTTGCCAAAAGCGCCGGGACCGTGCGGATGGTGAAGCGCTTCGGATCGAGGTTGGATTTTGAGCTGCGTCCAGGTGCGGTGTCGATAGAACGTGCATTTAGTCCTGATGCGCGAGGTCGCAGCAGTCAGAAGGCAATACGCCGCGTTGGCGCCGCCGATCTTGAGTTTGGCCCCGTTCTCCTGAGCCCGTGCCCCGAAAGCGGGAGAATGGTGCAGTCGCTGAGAACGGCGACCTGATGTGAGTTGTATAGGACCGAGGACGGGCCGGTAGTTGCTATGGGCTCAGACCGTGGATCCGGCTACAAAGAAGAACTCGATGACACCTGAATGGACCGTTGACAAAAATCCTGACGTGATGGGATTCGAACCAACGGTCATCCTGTTTGGATGGGCTAAAGCCTTGAATATACAGCAAGGCTCGTAAGTTGATGCCAAAACCGCAAGGCACTACTTCGCGAACTCACGATACAGCTCGACCGTCGGTGCGTGCGTATCGATCGTGTCAGCGACCTTGGCGGCCATCGGCAGGTTTTTCTTTTCCGCATCCCATGCCGCCCTAAAACGTTCAACCGTCTCGCGCGCCGTGTCGATCACCAGCTTTTCGGAAAGCTCCGCTTTCGCAGCCAGATGCGCCAGCTCGTCCTTCGACAGCGCTGCCATCTTTTTTGTGCGGGAGAAATTGAGCGCCGCCGTATCTTCCCCCTCGATGTAAGGGATAGTCGACAACAAGTCATACGCTGGCGAGAGTGCAGGGGTGCGGCGATCAGGATAGATGAGCGACCAGTTCTTCAGGTGCATGTCGCCATTGCCGATTAGCGTGCTGAAGACTAGACGCCGGATGAACTCCGCCACGTCGGCCGTGCTGGTTTCGATCCCCAGCACGCGGCCGATCACCCGGTAATTGCCCTTATCGTATTTGTGGTCGGGAAAGACGCCGAAGACTTGCGCAAAGTCCTCGATATGCACCGCTCCCTCCGGCGTGCGGTCAAAACGCTTGATCGCCAGCGCCTGCCCGTGCAGTTCACCCACCCCCTGCGGAAGACCGCTTACGGCGTCGAGATCAACCAGCTGGAGCTCAGGCACGTCCATACCCATCAGGCGGGCGATGGTCATCATCGCGAACTCATTCTCGGGCACGCCGCTATATTGCTGAGACGGCAACTTCACGATCCACGAGCCACCCGTGCCCTCGGCCGGAATGGTCAAGCCGCCGCCCTTTTTGTCGTTCTTAAAGGCCGAGAACTTTAGCTGCACACCCGCCAGCGAAAAGCGCAGCGCGTTCGGCCGCGCTTCGACGATAGCCTGCCCGTCATTCGGAGGCGCGTCATCCCCTTCGGAGGGATGCACCGTCACAGCCCCAGGCAGGTCGCGGCCGAGCATCCAGAGCAGGAAGAATTCCCGCGACGGCTTCACACCCGCACGATCAGCGAGGTATTTGCGCAGCGGTCCTTCCGGCAGTACGTTCGAGAAGAAGGGCGGGACTACCATATTGTACGGCCTGAACTTCGTGATGAGCGCCCCGAACGGGTCTTTCAGGGACAGGCTAAGCGTCGGCCGCTTTTCGTCTTCGATATAAGCATCGTTGAACGCGAAGATGGTGCGCCCGTCCTGCAGATTCGTCAGGGTCGCAACCGGTTCCCCATAAAGCCTGACATCGAGTACCGTGACCTTAGGCATGATCGTCTTCCTCATCCAGCGCATAAGCCGAGCGAGGGACCGCGTCGTCACGCTCGCGGTGCACCGCGCCATTGCGTAGGTGTCTTACGACATGTGCGATCCTGCTCAGCTCCTGACGCGACGGAGGATCAGCCTGCCACCGGTCGAGGCGTGCAGTCGCCTCGTTGAATGTTTCCATCTCCTCGGCCGACAGAGGAAGATGCCGTAAGAGCGCGAGGCTATCTTTGAATGTATCTGCCTCGGAAGCACTACCGAACCCGCCCCTGTGCTGCGCAAACCACC
The genomic region above belongs to Sinorhizobium meliloti and contains:
- a CDS encoding type II toxin-antitoxin system HipA family toxin: MPKVTVLDVRLYGEPVATLTNLQDGRTIFAFNDAYIEDEKRPTLSLSLKDPFGALITKFRPYNMVVPPFFSNVLPEGPLRKYLADRAGVKPSREFFLLWMLGRDLPGAVTVHPSEGDDAPPNDGQAIVEARPNALRFSLAGVQLKFSAFKNDKKGGGLTIPAEGTGGSWIVKLPSQQYSGVPENEFAMMTIARLMGMDVPELQLVDLDAVSGLPQGVGELHGQALAIKRFDRTPEGAVHIEDFAQVFGVFPDHKYDKGNYRVIGRVLGIETSTADVAEFIRRLVFSTLIGNGDMHLKNWSLIYPDRRTPALSPAYDLLSTIPYIEGEDTAALNFSRTKKMAALSKDELAHLAAKAELSEKLVIDTARETVERFRAAWDAEKKNLPMAAKVADTIDTHAPTVELYREFAK